A stretch of the Marivirga tractuosa DSM 4126 genome encodes the following:
- a CDS encoding DUF2851 family protein, with product MKEDFLHYVWRYQKFDKNELETSDGASVKTIKTGFAHSNSGPDFQQAKILIDDMEWNGAVEIHIKSSDWNRHHHQTDPNYENVVLHVVWKNDELINHPDGSRIPTVELKDRVNYDLIEKYQKLQSSPDEIPCAGQWTDISDLLKSEMMEKALVERLHQKSEKAKTHFEEGAQNWDQASYFMLLSAMGFKVNQHPFERLAEILPYNLIKKYSSSIFQVEALLFGAAGFLAQDFDDEYPNKLKNEWEFLQHKHKATLGSEMHLHEWRFLRLRPANFPTIRLAELAQILHVFPSLFDAFVIDMNLKAIQKRLKVKVSDYWLDHYQFDKESKFRNKQFGQNSIKTLIVNCIPPLLALYANSVGEERYMDKAITLLNDLKAEKNYITKKFEDLGEDLKTAFDSQAMIQLHNEYCQPKRCLNCSIGLSILKA from the coding sequence ATGAAAGAAGATTTTTTGCATTATGTCTGGCGCTATCAGAAATTTGATAAAAATGAGTTAGAAACTTCCGATGGGGCTTCAGTAAAAACCATCAAAACTGGTTTTGCGCATTCCAATTCTGGCCCTGATTTTCAGCAAGCTAAAATATTGATTGATGATATGGAATGGAATGGCGCAGTAGAAATCCATATCAAGTCATCCGACTGGAATAGACACCATCATCAAACAGATCCAAATTATGAAAATGTGGTTTTACATGTGGTCTGGAAAAATGACGAGCTAATAAATCATCCTGATGGAAGTAGAATTCCTACAGTCGAATTGAAAGACCGGGTAAATTATGATCTGATTGAAAAGTATCAAAAGCTACAAAGTTCACCAGATGAAATCCCCTGTGCTGGGCAGTGGACTGATATAAGCGATTTGCTTAAATCTGAAATGATGGAAAAGGCTTTAGTAGAAAGACTTCACCAAAAATCTGAAAAGGCTAAAACCCATTTTGAGGAAGGAGCTCAGAACTGGGATCAGGCATCTTATTTTATGTTGTTATCCGCAATGGGTTTCAAAGTAAACCAACATCCATTTGAGCGATTAGCTGAAATTTTACCCTATAATTTGATAAAAAAATATAGCTCATCCATTTTTCAAGTGGAAGCCCTGTTATTTGGAGCTGCGGGATTCCTAGCTCAGGATTTCGATGATGAATATCCCAATAAACTAAAAAATGAATGGGAGTTTCTACAGCATAAGCATAAGGCCACTTTAGGAAGTGAAATGCATCTGCATGAATGGAGATTTTTACGCTTGCGACCTGCCAATTTCCCTACTATCAGGTTGGCGGAATTAGCTCAGATTTTACATGTATTTCCTTCTCTCTTTGACGCTTTTGTGATCGATATGAATTTAAAAGCTATTCAAAAACGACTAAAAGTTAAAGTATCTGACTATTGGCTAGATCATTATCAGTTTGATAAAGAAAGCAAATTCAGGAATAAGCAATTTGGTCAAAATTCTATTAAAACTTTGATTGTAAATTGTATCCCGCCACTTTTGGCGCTGTATGCCAACAGCGTAGGAGAGGAGAGGTATATGGATAAAGCCATTACTTTATTAAATGACTTAAAAGCAGAAAAGAATTATATTACCAAAAAATTTGAGGATTTGGGAGAAGATCTAAAAACTGCCTTTGATTCACAAGCTATGATTCAACTTCATAATGAATATTGTCAACCTAAAAGGTGCCTGAATTGTAGCATAGGCTTATCCATTTTGAAAGCATGA
- a CDS encoding nucleoside phosphorylase gives MEMKYPESELILNKDGSVYHLSLKPQDISDVILTVGDPSRVHKVSQYFDKITFEMNKREFITHTGIYKGRKLTVMSTGMGTDNVEILMTELDALANINLKKRENKVKKKSLKIIRIGTSGGLQQDLPVDSLLASQFAIGIDTLMQFYDLERTEAESNVESALQLEIGLPFRPYCVEGSSSLLKHFSDGMNIGNTVTCPGFYAPQGRQLRAPIRFPKIAESLSMFHYGDLWLTNFEMETAGYYAMGRLLGHEVLSCNAIVANRMSHQFSKNSDKTIDGLIKLVLDKASEL, from the coding sequence ATGGAGATGAAATATCCTGAGTCAGAATTAATATTGAATAAGGACGGTTCCGTCTATCATTTGAGTTTAAAGCCTCAGGATATTTCAGATGTCATCTTAACTGTAGGAGATCCTTCAAGAGTTCATAAAGTGAGTCAGTATTTTGATAAAATCACTTTTGAAATGAATAAAAGGGAATTTATTACCCATACTGGAATTTATAAGGGTCGAAAACTAACGGTTATGTCCACCGGAATGGGGACTGATAATGTAGAGATTTTGATGACAGAATTGGACGCCCTTGCCAATATAAATCTTAAGAAAAGAGAAAATAAGGTTAAGAAGAAATCACTAAAAATCATTAGAATAGGTACTTCGGGAGGTCTGCAGCAGGACTTGCCAGTGGATTCATTATTGGCTTCACAATTTGCGATCGGGATTGATACTTTAATGCAATTTTATGATTTGGAAAGAACTGAAGCGGAATCTAATGTTGAGTCAGCCTTACAATTAGAGATTGGTTTGCCTTTTAGACCCTATTGTGTGGAAGGGTCATCTTCTCTACTTAAGCATTTCTCAGATGGAATGAATATAGGGAATACTGTGACTTGCCCAGGATTCTATGCTCCGCAGGGAAGACAATTAAGGGCACCTATTCGTTTTCCCAAGATTGCAGAAAGCTTGTCCATGTTTCATTACGGTGATTTATGGCTTACTAATTTTGAAATGGAAACAGCAGGATACTACGCTATGGGAAGATTATTAGGACATGAGGTCTTGAGTTGTAATGCAATTGTAGCCAACAGAATGTCTCATCAATTCTCTAAAAATTCAGACAAGACTATTGATGGACTTATTAAGCTTGTTTTAGACAAAGCCTCTGAATTATGA
- a CDS encoding NeuD/PglB/VioB family sugar acetyltransferase, translating to MDKKPVIILGAKGIGPSAAEIFKSNNVEIYCFLEDDKEMHGTEIDFVSVLGETDDDGYLKYIGKKCDAFVAEDNMKARKKMTKMLNDRRKTMPANAIHAQAIVSDSAHLGYGNFINARAVLGAYSKVPNHCLIHSGVIIEYNVELGDYVQVGAGTQINSGVTVEEETFIGSGVTVVSGVKIGRKANIGAGSVVIRDVKDGETVFGNPAQTIEN from the coding sequence ATGGATAAAAAACCTGTAATAATCTTAGGAGCTAAAGGAATTGGCCCTTCAGCAGCGGAAATTTTCAAAAGCAATAATGTTGAAATATACTGTTTCTTGGAGGATGATAAAGAGATGCATGGTACTGAGATTGATTTCGTATCTGTTTTGGGAGAAACGGATGATGATGGTTATTTAAAATATATTGGTAAAAAATGCGATGCTTTCGTAGCGGAAGACAATATGAAAGCCCGTAAAAAAATGACCAAAATGCTGAATGACCGTAGAAAGACCATGCCAGCTAATGCAATCCATGCGCAGGCAATTGTTTCGGACTCAGCACATTTAGGTTATGGAAATTTCATTAATGCTAGAGCCGTTTTAGGTGCATATTCTAAAGTTCCTAATCACTGCCTGATTCATTCGGGGGTAATCATCGAATATAATGTTGAGCTTGGAGATTACGTGCAGGTTGGAGCTGGAACTCAGATAAATAGTGGAGTAACCGTTGAAGAGGAGACCTTTATTGGTTCTGGAGTAACAGTGGTTTCAGGAGTGAAAATAGGTAGAAAAGCTAATATTGGAGCAGGTTCAGTTGTGATTAGAGATGTGAAAGACGGAGAAACAGTATTTGGAAATCCTGCTCAAACGATTGAAAATTAA
- a CDS encoding putative porin, with protein MTLLNFATVLRKISLIISIFCCVIGSAYAQVTDDSTRNVYGAKTTYYTTEENIKNNLEAYQIIDTSLTNIHNWDPVNISDYYYQNLGTVGTAMRPVFYEAPDVIGKRSGFGVYDYYVKTPDKFKYFDTKSPYTKMRSVFGGNYRAFIGIDFSRNVNENWNVGFSFRRWTVDKQIGPLQSRGDLNVLSHSYDFQTDYRSPDRKYHVMFNFARTFHKVNETGGIKDTTEVLVYEELFDYDDEDINLRNAQGGELRQQYHIYQQYKLNKLLQFYHVLDRTNRMNLFLNTNPSAETDIDYFDQFLLRSDSTVDLSRYVYFQNEVGFKGDIGDAFYRFYLKRKDIRFTGKYLNSVNPFTENYAGGYVRFAPKENWQINANAEYELNGNYKLGATLKVPFLTVSAKSMQFASPFFYEQHLGNHDYWRNDFGSEQVQQLGGKLDIYWKDYFRIQPKIDLKVVSNHMYFDTLAMPQQSSGIATLIHPGIEAKAKYGVMNLDANYIYTFKEGADADLFRIPEHFLTLDLYYHKVFEGRLEARIGAEAHYKSTYFADDYDPVTQQFHLQNNFEVPGYMFVDLYASVKINTAQLFIKFRHLNQDVTAGGYFATPYYTGQERILDFGVTWSFFD; from the coding sequence ATGACTTTACTTAATTTTGCGACTGTTTTGAGAAAAATTTCATTAATCATATCGATATTTTGTTGTGTAATAGGCTCAGCTTATGCACAGGTCACTGATGACTCCACAAGAAATGTATATGGTGCAAAAACTACTTATTACACTACCGAAGAGAATATTAAAAATAACCTTGAAGCTTACCAGATAATTGATACAAGTTTGACCAATATTCATAATTGGGATCCAGTTAATATTTCTGATTACTATTATCAAAACCTAGGAACTGTAGGGACAGCGATGCGCCCTGTGTTTTATGAAGCTCCTGATGTTATTGGGAAAAGAAGTGGATTTGGGGTTTATGACTATTATGTTAAAACTCCAGACAAGTTTAAATATTTCGACACCAAATCCCCATATACCAAAATGAGATCTGTATTTGGTGGGAATTATAGAGCTTTTATCGGGATTGATTTTTCACGAAATGTTAATGAAAACTGGAATGTTGGCTTCAGTTTCAGAAGATGGACAGTAGATAAGCAGATCGGTCCATTGCAGAGTAGGGGAGATTTGAATGTATTGAGTCACTCTTATGATTTTCAAACTGATTATCGTTCACCTGACAGGAAATATCACGTGATGTTTAATTTTGCTAGAACCTTTCATAAAGTAAATGAAACGGGAGGCATCAAAGACACCACCGAGGTTTTAGTTTATGAGGAGTTGTTTGATTATGATGATGAGGATATCAATCTAAGAAATGCTCAAGGAGGAGAACTAAGGCAGCAATATCATATTTATCAACAATATAAATTGAACAAGTTGTTGCAGTTTTATCATGTACTTGATAGAACAAACAGAATGAATTTATTTCTAAATACAAATCCTTCTGCTGAAACAGACATAGATTATTTCGATCAGTTTCTATTAAGGTCAGATTCAACAGTAGATTTGAGCCGTTATGTCTATTTTCAAAATGAAGTTGGCTTTAAAGGAGATATAGGAGATGCTTTCTATAGGTTTTATTTGAAGAGGAAGGATATTAGGTTTACAGGCAAGTACCTGAATTCAGTGAACCCGTTCACTGAAAATTATGCTGGCGGATATGTTCGTTTTGCACCCAAAGAAAACTGGCAAATAAATGCTAATGCTGAATATGAGTTGAACGGAAATTATAAACTTGGGGCTACATTAAAAGTCCCCTTCTTGACTGTAAGTGCAAAAAGTATGCAGTTTGCTTCTCCTTTCTTTTATGAACAACATTTAGGCAATCATGATTATTGGCGTAATGATTTTGGAAGTGAGCAAGTACAGCAATTAGGTGGTAAACTAGACATATATTGGAAAGACTATTTTAGAATACAGCCAAAGATTGATTTAAAAGTAGTTAGTAACCATATGTATTTTGATACTCTGGCAATGCCGCAACAGTCCAGTGGAATTGCTACTTTGATCCATCCTGGAATTGAAGCTAAGGCAAAATATGGAGTGATGAATTTGGATGCAAATTACATTTACACTTTTAAAGAAGGAGCGGATGCAGATTTGTTCAGAATTCCAGAGCATTTCTTAACCTTAGATTTATACTACCATAAAGTGTTTGAAGGAAGACTAGAAGCACGAATTGGGGCTGAAGCACATTATAAGTCCACCTATTTTGCTGATGACTATGATCCGGTTACTCAGCAATTTCATTTGCAGAATAATTTTGAAGTTCCAGGTTATATGTTTGTTGATTTATACGCAAGTGTAAAAATCAATACCGCACAGCTTTTTATAAAATTCAGACATTTAAATCAAGATGTTACAGCAGGAGGATATTTTGCTACTCCGTATTATACTGGACAAGAAAGAATACTTGATTTTGGTGTAACCTGGTCGTTTTTTGATTAA
- a CDS encoding nucleoside recognition domain-containing protein, with the protein MVLNYIWIAFFLIAFVFALVQWIFMGDMEIFPALTQATFDNAKLGFEISLWLTGVMSLWLGIMKIGEKGGMVAILAKITSPLFSRLFPEVPKNHPAMGAMLMNISANMLGLDNAATPLGLKAMHSLQELNPVKDTASNAQIMFLVLNTSGLTIIPISIMVYRSQLGAADPSDVFIPILLTTFFSTLSGLIAVSLVQRINLFHKNVLFSLGLLSLVIASIIWFFSSLSQSEIGPISSNIANFILFSIIIAFIVLAVRKKVNVYDSFVEGAKEGFSYAVMIIPYLIAILVAVGVFRASGAMMVLKDGLEAVVAFAGLNTDFVPSIPTALMKPLSGSGARGMMVDAMEVHGADSFVGRLVSVMQGSTETTFYVLAVYFGSVNIRNSRYALTCGLIADAVGIIAAILISYMFFY; encoded by the coding sequence ATGGTTCTCAATTACATCTGGATTGCATTTTTTCTGATTGCATTTGTCTTTGCCTTAGTCCAATGGATTTTCATGGGCGATATGGAAATATTTCCAGCTCTTACTCAGGCTACTTTCGATAATGCCAAATTGGGATTTGAGATTTCTTTATGGCTAACTGGAGTGATGTCTCTTTGGCTAGGTATCATGAAAATAGGTGAAAAAGGTGGTATGGTTGCCATTTTGGCTAAAATCACCTCTCCACTTTTCTCTCGATTGTTTCCTGAAGTTCCAAAAAATCACCCTGCCATGGGCGCCATGCTAATGAATATTTCAGCCAACATGTTGGGCTTAGATAATGCAGCCACACCATTGGGATTAAAAGCTATGCATAGTTTGCAGGAATTAAATCCTGTTAAAGACACAGCAAGTAATGCGCAAATTATGTTTTTGGTTTTGAATACTTCAGGATTAACCATTATTCCCATCAGTATAATGGTTTATCGTTCTCAATTAGGAGCAGCTGATCCTTCGGATGTATTTATACCTATTTTATTGACCACCTTTTTCTCTACTTTGAGTGGATTAATAGCGGTTTCTTTGGTTCAAAGGATAAACCTATTTCATAAAAATGTCTTGTTTTCTTTAGGTTTATTAAGTCTTGTGATCGCAAGTATCATTTGGTTTTTCAGCAGCTTAAGTCAGTCTGAGATTGGTCCGATTTCATCTAATATTGCCAATTTCATTCTGTTCTCTATCATCATTGCTTTTATCGTTTTAGCTGTGCGTAAAAAAGTAAATGTGTATGATTCTTTTGTGGAAGGTGCCAAGGAAGGCTTTAGCTATGCGGTAATGATTATTCCGTATTTGATTGCCATTTTGGTAGCAGTAGGTGTTTTCAGGGCTTCAGGAGCCATGATGGTTTTAAAAGATGGATTGGAAGCAGTAGTAGCATTTGCTGGCCTTAATACTGATTTTGTGCCTAGTATACCTACTGCGTTAATGAAGCCTCTCAGCGGAAGTGGAGCAAGAGGAATGATGGTGGATGCCATGGAAGTTCACGGAGCTGATTCATTTGTGGGCAGATTGGTAAGCGTAATGCAAGGTTCAACAGAAACTACTTTTTATGTTTTAGCCGTTTATTTTGGCTCAGTGAATATCCGAAATTCACGCTATGCTTTAACATGTGGCTTGATAGCCGATGCAGTTGGTATCATTGCTGCAATATTGATTAGCTACATGTTTTTCTATTAA
- a CDS encoding TIGR03643 family protein has protein sequence MKKIKDLKPEEIDRIVEMGWEDRTTFDAIFNQFGISEKQTIKIMRKEMKPSSFRMWRKRVQGRKTKHEALRKDEVKRFKSTRQKAISLNKYK, from the coding sequence ATGAAGAAAATAAAAGATCTAAAGCCAGAGGAGATTGACAGAATAGTAGAAATGGGCTGGGAAGACCGCACTACTTTCGATGCTATTTTTAATCAGTTTGGCATATCTGAAAAACAAACCATTAAAATCATGCGCAAAGAAATGAAGCCTTCAAGTTTTAGAATGTGGAGAAAAAGGGTGCAGGGCAGAAAAACCAAACATGAAGCTTTAAGAAAAGATGAGGTAAAACGTTTTAAATCTACCCGTCAAAAGGCTATTAGTTTGAATAAGTATAAATGA
- the trhO gene encoding oxygen-dependent tRNA uridine(34) hydroxylase TrhO, whose translation MENTENQYKVILYYCYAEIENPDQFRDEHHLLCLELDLRGRIIISKEGLNGTVSGTTENVDEYMKRVKADPRFADTDFKEDFHPEHTFKKLNVRHKPEIVHSSLSHINPRKKTGAYVEPEQFREMIKNEEDIVILDVRSNYEHELGRFKNAVTLDIENFRDFPDKLNELEQYKGKKIVTYCTGGIKCEKASAYLLEQGFDNVYQLHGGIIKYGLEAQGEDFEGKCYVFDNRLSVDVNKVNPKVVSKCYVCGTNSDRMVNCANPTCNVHVPICEKCGWKMEGACSTECKEHPDKREYNGTGYYQKNTNGYDPYKGFQGKLQKTKIQ comes from the coding sequence ATGGAAAATACAGAAAACCAATACAAAGTAATTCTTTATTACTGCTACGCAGAAATAGAGAATCCTGATCAATTCAGGGATGAGCATCATTTATTGTGTTTAGAGCTCGATTTACGAGGTAGAATCATTATCTCAAAAGAGGGGCTAAACGGTACCGTTTCTGGCACCACAGAAAATGTTGATGAGTACATGAAAAGAGTAAAAGCAGATCCTAGATTTGCCGATACTGATTTTAAAGAAGATTTTCATCCAGAACATACCTTTAAAAAACTGAATGTTAGGCATAAGCCTGAAATCGTTCATTCAAGCCTTTCTCATATCAATCCAAGGAAGAAAACGGGAGCATATGTTGAACCTGAGCAATTCAGGGAAATGATTAAGAATGAGGAAGATATTGTGATTTTAGATGTTCGTTCCAATTATGAACATGAATTAGGTCGGTTTAAAAATGCTGTTACTTTAGATATAGAAAATTTCAGAGATTTTCCTGATAAACTCAACGAGCTGGAACAATATAAGGGCAAAAAAATAGTGACTTATTGTACTGGGGGAATCAAGTGTGAAAAAGCAAGTGCTTATCTTCTAGAGCAAGGCTTCGACAATGTTTACCAATTGCATGGAGGAATTATCAAATATGGATTGGAAGCACAAGGTGAGGATTTTGAAGGAAAATGCTATGTTTTTGATAACCGACTTTCAGTGGATGTAAACAAAGTGAACCCTAAAGTTGTCTCTAAGTGCTATGTTTGTGGTACAAATTCCGACAGAATGGTAAACTGTGCCAATCCAACTTGTAATGTTCATGTTCCGATTTGCGAAAAATGCGGTTGGAAAATGGAAGGTGCTTGCTCTACCGAATGTAAAGAACATCCTGATAAAAGAGAATATAACGGAACGGGCTATTACCAAAAGAATACTAATGGCTATGATCCTTATAAAGGTTTTCAAGGTAAATTACAAAAGACTAAAATTCAGTAA
- a CDS encoding nucleotidyltransferase domain-containing protein codes for MKEVNKYIEKIKKLCIDNNVKSLFAFGSVINDKLRADSDIDFVIDIDDNDPLSYSDKYFNIKFNLEDIFKRKIDLLEMKAIKNKFLKQEIEKTKLPVYGE; via the coding sequence ATGAAAGAGGTAAATAAATATATAGAGAAAATTAAAAAGCTTTGCATTGATAATAATGTTAAGTCATTATTTGCATTCGGCTCTGTAATAAATGATAAATTAAGAGCCGATAGCGATATTGATTTTGTTATTGATATTGATGATAATGATCCACTTTCGTATTCTGATAAATATTTCAATATAAAATTTAATCTCGAAGACATATTCAAAAGAAAAATTGATTTACTGGAAATGAAAGCCATAAAAAACAAATTCCTAAAACAAGAAATCGAGAAAACGAAACTTCCTGTATATGGAGAATGA
- a CDS encoding HepT-like ribonuclease domain-containing protein, with amino-acid sequence MENEINTWLEDIHQAIKEIYLFLPEKRDYFEFLNDLKGRRAIERNLEIIGEAVNRILKVKPEFPIKNARKIVDTRNRISHGYDSVSDEIIWSIVIRDIVNLKSEVEDLLNEK; translated from the coding sequence ATGGAGAATGAAATCAATACATGGCTAGAAGATATTCATCAGGCTATTAAAGAGATTTACTTATTCTTACCCGAAAAAAGAGATTATTTTGAATTCTTAAATGACTTAAAAGGTAGAAGAGCAATAGAAAGAAATCTCGAAATTATAGGGGAAGCCGTTAATAGAATCCTTAAAGTTAAACCTGAATTTCCAATTAAAAATGCAAGAAAGATTGTAGATACCAGAAATAGAATAAGTCATGGTTATGATAGTGTTTCAGATGAAATTATTTGGTCTATCGTAATTAGAGATATAGTAAACTTAAAATCTGAGGTTGAAGACTTATTAAATGAAAAATAA
- the miaE gene encoding tRNA-(ms[2]io[6]A)-hydroxylase has translation MEKEKFTLGLELPTDPRWVNIAEKNIEDILIDHAYCEQKAASSCMSLIINFPEMDEMVKVMTPVVAEEWSHFERVLEQLDKRGYKLGFQRKDEYVSQLMKLEIKGGSRKFQLMEKLLINALIEARSCERFKQLHLHIQDEELKKFYYELMVSEAGHYKNFLKLAESYQPKEDVRKRWAELLEAEAEIMKNLEVREDRLH, from the coding sequence ATGGAAAAAGAAAAATTCACTTTAGGATTAGAATTGCCGACCGATCCCAGATGGGTCAATATAGCGGAGAAAAATATTGAAGACATACTGATAGATCATGCTTATTGTGAGCAAAAAGCCGCCAGCTCATGTATGAGTTTGATTATTAATTTCCCTGAAATGGATGAGATGGTCAAGGTAATGACTCCAGTAGTGGCGGAAGAATGGTCGCATTTCGAAAGGGTTTTAGAACAATTAGATAAAAGGGGTTATAAGCTAGGATTCCAAAGAAAAGATGAGTACGTTTCACAATTGATGAAATTGGAAATTAAAGGTGGTAGCAGAAAATTCCAATTGATGGAAAAGCTCTTAATAAATGCTCTGATTGAAGCTAGAAGTTGTGAAAGATTCAAGCAACTACATTTACATATTCAAGATGAAGAATTGAAGAAATTCTACTATGAATTAATGGTTTCAGAGGCAGGTCATTATAAAAACTTTTTAAAATTAGCCGAGAGCTACCAACCAAAAGAAGACGTGAGAAAGCGTTGGGCAGAATTATTAGAAGCCGAAGCTGAAATCATGAAGAATTTGGAAGTGAGGGAGGATAGGTTGCATTAG